In Spirochaetae bacterium HGW-Spirochaetae-1, the genomic stretch TGGGATTGGGGTTTACGGCACAGTCTCCATATACAAGAACCCTGTCTTCGAGGCACATGAGAAAGACGGAAGAAACAACGGGAACACCTGTTTTTGTTTTTATTATCTGAAGGGCTGGACGTATGGTGGATGCCGTAGAATGAACTGCACCGGAGACCATACCATCGGCGTCTCCCAAATGGACCATCATCGTGCCGAAGTAACTTACATCATTCATGGCCGTCACTGCTGCATCCATGGTGAGTCCCTTGTTTTTCCGCAGATTATGATAGGTGAGTGCGTAATGTTCCGTAAGTTCCGATGTCTGGGGGTCAATAATTCTCACGTTTTTCATGTCCAGACCCAGTTCTCTTATGCGGGATGATATTTTATTTTCATCGCCTAGCAGAGTCAGTGTTACAATATCACGTGCTATGAGTGATTCAGCCGCCATAAGTACCCGATCTTCATTTCCTTCGGGCAGAACAATGTGCATCCTTTTTTCCTTGGCTTTCTGGATGAGTCCATACTCGAACATCTTGGGAGTTATGATTTTCGTCGTTGCTTCGATGATTCGTCTGGAGAGCTCTTCTGAATCAATGTGAGTATCGAAAAGACTGAGGGCGGTCTGGATTTTATGGCTGTTTTCCGGAAGAATATCAGGTTTAAGATTCTCCATGAGAGAGGCTGTCCTGGTTATGGTCTCCGTCACTACGAGGATGGGAATTTTGAAAGGAAGCCCCTGAATGAGCTGAAGCACCATGTTGTCAATGACGAATTCAACGGTGAGGATTATGCCCGCCAATTCCGGGAAGTTTACCGATTGATTTACCATCATTGCTCCCAGAATGATGTCAACACGATCACCGGTTGTAATAATTATAGTCCCGTCTGAAAGGCCCCAGAGGTAATTTTCCAGGTGCATGCCGCCAATGGAGAATCTGTTAACGGGGCGGTTTAGCTGTTCTTCCCCGAAAAGAACAGTGGCTTTTAGATGTCTGACTATTTCGGCGATTGTGGGTGTATTGATTATGGAGCTTTCAGGCATAACCGCGATAAACTGTTCACTCAGATCGGTCTGTTCCCTGAGAATTTGACTGTACTGATCACAGCGGTCTTCATGAACGCGCGTAACAATGGTTCCGATTATTCTGCATCGCCTGGCACTGAAGGTTTCCTTAGCTATTTTAATAGATTGAAGAATATTGTAAATTTCTTTTCTGTGGGCCGGGGTTATCAGAATAATTGGGCTGGCCAGGACTGAAGCGATGCGTGCATTTAAATCCATCTCGAAGGAGGAAGTCTCTTCTTTGAAATCAGTGCCATCGCAGAGTACAAAGTCATATCGTTCTTCCAGCTGTTTGTACTTGCGTACTATCCCCTCTAGGAATTCATCATATCTGCCGGCGGTGACGAGCTTTTCAGCTTCATCAAAGGTAAAAGCAAACATCTGTTCATCGGCAATATCAAGGCTGAAATAATTTTTTATGAGGGCGAAGTGTTCATGAGGTTTTTGTGAACCTGATATATGGACGATTGGGCGAAAATAGGCAACTTTATCAATTTTTCTCAACAGCAATTCCATCAACCCAAGAGTTATTGCCTTTTTCCCGCTTTCCCCTTCCGTTGTTGTAAGATAGAGGTTTTTTGCCATGACTGCCTCGCTCGGTATAATGGACTACCATGCATAATATACTGCATCTATGTCAGTCCTTCAATAGTGCTATGTATATTTTTAACATAGTATATTGGATAAATAATGTATGGGATTTTCCCTCATGCCGAATTAATGTACTTTACTCATTGCAGATATTGGGATAAATGGGGGAAAGTTTTAGTTCTCTGTATATTGTTCTGTAATTATTGGGATACATACATCATGGAAAAAATCTCCAAATTGATTCAGCTGGGTTTATTGTATTTTTTGAGAGTAATGAGGAAGGTTTTTGTAGTCATGATCATGGTCATCCTCTCATTTCTCTTACTGTATAGCATCAAAACAGTCATGGGGATTAATCTTTTTGAGGACCTTTCCATTGTTGATT encodes the following:
- a CDS encoding phosphate acetyltransferase codes for the protein MAKNLYLTTTEGESGKKAITLGLMELLLRKIDKVAYFRPIVHISGSQKPHEHFALIKNYFSLDIADEQMFAFTFDEAEKLVTAGRYDEFLEGIVRKYKQLEERYDFVLCDGTDFKEETSSFEMDLNARIASVLASPIILITPAHRKEIYNILQSIKIAKETFSARRCRIIGTIVTRVHEDRCDQYSQILREQTDLSEQFIAVMPESSIINTPTIAEIVRHLKATVLFGEEQLNRPVNRFSIGGMHLENYLWGLSDGTIIITTGDRVDIILGAMMVNQSVNFPELAGIILTVEFVIDNMVLQLIQGLPFKIPILVVTETITRTASLMENLKPDILPENSHKIQTALSLFDTHIDSEELSRRIIEATTKIITPKMFEYGLIQKAKEKRMHIVLPEGNEDRVLMAAESLIARDIVTLTLLGDENKISSRIRELGLDMKNVRIIDPQTSELTEHYALTYHNLRKNKGLTMDAAVTAMNDVSYFGTMMVHLGDADGMVSGAVHSTASTIRPALQIIKTKTGVPVVSSVFLMCLEDRVLVYGDCAVNPNPSAEELAHIAVSSAETGMIFGIEPRVALLSYSTGTSGTGEDVDRVREATVLAKKIRPDLKMEGPIQYDAAVSRTVAATKMPDSEVAGQATVFIFPDLNTGNNTYKAVQRETGAIAIGPILQGLNKPVNDLSRGCTVPDIINTVIITAIQAGK